The Aggregatilinea lenta genome includes a region encoding these proteins:
- a CDS encoding c-type cytochrome codes for MKQLCVLLILCVTALFTACSPGELDFSYRDLPPGDPTRGADLFTQSIDGKASCLQCHAVGTGQSAGPPFQAYAATASQCVKQQSAEEYTFYSILRPSKHIVQGYSNIMPSNYAKKLSRQEIADLIAYLLTL; via the coding sequence ATGAAACAACTCTGTGTGCTGTTGATCTTATGTGTCACCGCCTTGTTTACGGCATGTTCACCCGGCGAGCTAGATTTCTCGTATCGTGATTTGCCACCCGGTGACCCAACTCGCGGTGCTGACCTGTTCACTCAGTCCATTGATGGCAAGGCGTCGTGCTTGCAGTGTCATGCGGTTGGAACCGGCCAGAGCGCCGGTCCGCCTTTCCAGGCATACGCTGCCACAGCAAGCCAGTGTGTCAAGCAGCAATCTGCCGAAGAATACACATTCTACAGCATTTTGCGGCCCTCCAAGCACATCGTGCAAGGGTACTCCAATATAATGCCCAGCAACTATGCCAAAAAGCTCTCGCGGCAAGAGATTGCCGATCTAATCGCCTATCTATTGACGTTGTGA
- a CDS encoding nitrate reductase subunit alpha: MGWVKEIIDPQARRWEELYRNRWQHDKVVRSTHGVNCTGGCSWNVYVKDGIVTWEMQATDYPLLDASLPPYEPRGCQRGISFSWYIYSPIRVKYPYARGILIDLWHAAKRQHHDPVAAWASIMADPNQRRQYQQARGKGGLRRITWDEALEIIAASTLHTIKQYGPDRVIGFSPIPAMSMLSYAGGSRFLQLLGGVVMSFYDWYCDLPPASPEVWGEQTDVAESADWFNSKYIVAMGSNVAMTRTPDAHFLPEARSNGSKLVVFSPDFSQIAKHADWWVPVNAGQDGAFWMAVDHVILKEFHAERQVPYFMDYVKRYTDSPFLVVLDQHGEGFKPGRMLRASQLASYAGEENAASKFLVFDAATNTIKMPQGTLGFRWQSQKGRWNLDLKDGHDGSEIDPALTLLEQYDDVVQVAFHEFAFDQTFMRGVPVRSVETVDGPVQVATIYDLLMAQFGVGRGLAGDYPHDYDDEDNPYTPAWQERFTGIDRQTVFRFAREWSATAEQTEGQCSIIIGAGVNHWYHNNLLYRAGITGLMLTGCVGRNGGGLNHYVGQEKLAPMASWLPVAMALDWVKPPRLQNSPSFHYVHSDQWRYEGDFGALAPVGNSDHPITQGHTMDMQRRAVRSGWLPFFPQFNRSSLELVRDAEAAGATTPDAIKQWIVEQLQSGDLTFAVDDPDAPENWPRTWFIWRGNALQSSAKGHEYFLRHYLGTHTNAIADEVTGDGQGPEGKLDLVVDINFRMDTSALYSDIVLPTATWYEKNDLNSTDLHSYIHPLSEVVPPCWESRSDWDIFKAFAEKISDLAGQYFPEPVRDVVAVPLQHDTPAEMAQPEIKDWAAGECDPIPGKTMPDFVVVERDYPNLLNHFISLGPNVRANGIGVHGLSWPVDDLYDELVENRRSVQWNGARYPSLEDAKDAANAILHLAPETNGESAYRAFKAEEHKVGLPLADLAENTRGVRYTFDDLTWQPRRLLTTPVWSGIVNEGRAYSAFCLNVERLVPWRTLTGRQHFYLDHEGYIAFGEHLPTYKPKIDPQAHGDILKTEAVEGSIMLNYLTPHGKWQIHSTYSDNLRMRTLSRGVEPFWMNTEDADAIGVEDNDWVEIFNDHGVMVTRAIVTARIPRGICFIYHATERTLSVPKSPQRGGRRAGGHNSLTRTRLKPNLMLGGYGQFTYGFNYWGPTGVNRDTFVLVRKLDGEPRW; encoded by the coding sequence ATGGGCTGGGTAAAAGAAATCATCGATCCACAGGCGCGCCGCTGGGAAGAACTGTACCGGAACCGGTGGCAGCATGACAAGGTCGTGCGCAGCACGCACGGCGTGAACTGTACTGGTGGATGTTCGTGGAACGTGTACGTCAAAGATGGCATCGTGACCTGGGAAATGCAGGCGACCGATTATCCGCTGTTGGACGCCAGTCTGCCGCCCTATGAACCGCGCGGCTGTCAGCGTGGGATCAGTTTTTCGTGGTACATCTACAGCCCGATCCGGGTAAAGTACCCTTACGCGCGCGGCATTCTGATCGACTTATGGCACGCGGCAAAACGCCAACACCACGATCCGGTCGCGGCCTGGGCCAGCATCATGGCTGACCCGAATCAGCGCCGCCAATACCAGCAGGCACGCGGCAAAGGCGGCTTGCGGCGGATCACCTGGGATGAGGCGTTGGAGATCATCGCGGCCTCAACGCTGCACACAATCAAACAGTACGGACCGGATCGCGTGATCGGGTTCTCGCCCATCCCGGCCATGTCGATGCTGAGTTACGCCGGGGGCAGCCGGTTTCTGCAACTGCTCGGTGGCGTCGTGATGAGCTTTTACGACTGGTACTGCGACCTGCCGCCCGCCTCGCCGGAAGTGTGGGGTGAGCAAACAGACGTAGCCGAAAGTGCCGACTGGTTCAACAGCAAGTACATCGTGGCAATGGGGTCCAACGTCGCTATGACGCGCACGCCCGACGCCCATTTTTTGCCCGAAGCGCGCAGTAATGGCTCTAAGCTGGTCGTCTTCTCGCCAGATTTCAGCCAGATCGCCAAACACGCGGATTGGTGGGTTCCGGTCAATGCCGGGCAGGATGGCGCGTTCTGGATGGCGGTTGATCACGTCATTCTCAAGGAATTTCACGCCGAGCGGCAAGTGCCGTATTTTATGGACTATGTCAAACGTTACACTGACAGCCCGTTTCTGGTTGTGCTGGATCAACACGGCGAAGGCTTTAAGCCGGGCCGGATGCTGCGTGCCAGCCAACTGGCGTCATATGCTGGTGAGGAGAACGCCGCGTCGAAATTCCTAGTGTTTGACGCAGCAACTAACACGATCAAAATGCCCCAGGGCACGCTCGGCTTCCGCTGGCAGTCGCAAAAAGGACGGTGGAATCTCGACCTGAAAGATGGGCACGACGGCTCCGAGATCGACCCGGCGCTGACATTACTTGAGCAATACGACGACGTAGTGCAGGTCGCATTTCACGAGTTTGCGTTTGACCAGACGTTCATGCGCGGCGTGCCGGTGCGCTCGGTCGAAACCGTCGATGGCCCGGTGCAGGTCGCCACAATCTACGACCTGTTGATGGCGCAGTTTGGCGTAGGGCGCGGTCTGGCAGGCGACTATCCTCACGATTACGACGACGAAGACAACCCCTATACCCCGGCGTGGCAGGAACGCTTTACCGGCATTGACCGTCAGACGGTGTTCCGCTTTGCGCGCGAGTGGTCGGCTACAGCAGAACAGACCGAAGGCCAATGTTCGATTATCATCGGGGCAGGCGTCAATCACTGGTATCACAATAACCTGCTCTACCGCGCGGGAATCACCGGCCTGATGCTGACCGGCTGCGTCGGGCGCAATGGCGGCGGGCTGAATCACTACGTCGGGCAGGAAAAACTCGCGCCGATGGCGTCCTGGCTGCCGGTAGCAATGGCGCTTGATTGGGTCAAGCCGCCGCGCCTGCAAAATTCGCCCTCATTCCACTACGTACATTCTGACCAGTGGCGCTACGAAGGTGACTTTGGCGCGCTGGCCCCGGTGGGTAATTCCGATCACCCCATCACGCAGGGTCACACGATGGACATGCAGCGCCGGGCTGTGCGCTCCGGCTGGCTGCCGTTCTTCCCGCAGTTTAACCGCAGCTCGCTGGAACTGGTGCGCGACGCCGAGGCCGCTGGCGCGACTACGCCGGACGCGATCAAGCAGTGGATTGTCGAGCAACTGCAAAGCGGCGATCTCACGTTTGCGGTGGACGATCCCGACGCGCCGGAAAACTGGCCGCGCACATGGTTCATCTGGCGCGGTAACGCGCTGCAATCCAGCGCAAAAGGACACGAATACTTTCTCAGGCACTACCTGGGCACGCATACTAACGCGATTGCAGACGAGGTTACCGGAGACGGGCAGGGACCGGAAGGCAAGCTCGACCTGGTGGTGGATATCAACTTCCGCATGGATACCTCCGCGCTGTATTCCGACATCGTGCTGCCAACCGCAACCTGGTACGAGAAGAACGACCTCAACTCGACGGACCTGCACTCGTACATCCACCCCCTATCGGAAGTCGTGCCGCCGTGCTGGGAATCGCGCAGTGATTGGGACATCTTCAAAGCGTTTGCTGAGAAGATCAGCGATCTGGCCGGGCAGTATTTTCCCGAACCGGTGCGCGACGTGGTTGCCGTGCCGCTTCAGCACGACACGCCCGCCGAAATGGCCCAGCCGGAGATCAAAGATTGGGCGGCAGGGGAGTGCGATCCCATCCCTGGCAAGACCATGCCGGATTTTGTTGTGGTCGAACGCGATTATCCCAATCTTTTAAACCACTTTATTTCCTTAGGGCCAAATGTGCGTGCCAACGGAATTGGCGTGCACGGCCTTAGCTGGCCGGTGGATGATCTGTATGATGAGCTGGTCGAAAATCGCCGGTCGGTCCAGTGGAACGGGGCGCGTTATCCGTCGCTCGAAGATGCGAAAGACGCCGCCAACGCGATCCTGCATCTTGCGCCGGAAACCAACGGCGAGAGTGCTTATCGTGCCTTCAAAGCGGAAGAGCACAAAGTTGGCTTGCCCCTGGCTGATCTTGCTGAAAATACGCGCGGCGTCCGTTATACGTTTGACGACCTCACCTGGCAGCCACGCCGCCTGCTGACCACACCCGTATGGTCCGGCATCGTCAACGAAGGGCGCGCCTATTCCGCCTTCTGCCTGAACGTCGAGCGGTTGGTGCCCTGGCGCACGCTGACCGGACGCCAGCACTTTTACCTGGACCACGAGGGTTACATCGCATTTGGCGAGCATCTGCCGACCTACAAGCCCAAGATCGATCCGCAAGCACACGGTGACATCCTCAAAACCGAAGCGGTGGAAGGATCGATCATGCTCAACTACCTGACCCCGCACGGCAAATGGCAGATTCACAGCACCTATTCCGACAACCTGCGGATGCGCACGCTCTCGCGCGGGGTGGAGCCGTTCTGGATGAACACCGAGGACGCCGACGCCATCGGCGTTGAGGATAACGATTGGGTGGAGATTTTTAACGATCACGGCGTCATGGTGACGCGCGCGATTGTCACGGCGCGTATTCCGCGTGGCATCTGTTTTATCTACCATGCCACTGAGCGCACGCTGTCCGTACCAAAGTCACCACAGCGCGGCGGTCGCCGGGCCGGGGGCCACAACAGCCTGACCCGCACTCGCCTGAAACCCAATCTGATGCTGGGCGGCTACGGCCAGTTTACGTATGGCTTCAACTACTGGGGGCCAACCGGCGTCAACCGCGACACGTTCGTATTGGTGCGCAAACTCGACGGCGAGCCGCGCTGGTAG
- a CDS encoding FmdE family protein, which produces MPTLQELLEVSAAFHQHLCPRQVLGVRMGLLAGRWLGLDVPRSDKRLLTFVETDGCAADGVSADTGCRVGGRTLRVIDFGKVAATFVDTQTGCAVRIVPAPDSRTRAWDYAPDAKNKWQANLIGYQHMPDDELFIAQPVMLTVSLEKLLSKPGYRVNCEVCGEEILNEREVLHEGAVLCRSCAGESYYQPVTESVTFRIEANLS; this is translated from the coding sequence ATGCCGACGTTACAAGAACTCTTGGAAGTGTCGGCAGCGTTTCACCAGCATCTCTGCCCGCGTCAGGTGTTGGGCGTGCGCATGGGGTTGTTGGCCGGGCGCTGGCTGGGGCTGGATGTGCCGCGCAGTGACAAGCGCCTGTTAACGTTTGTCGAAACAGACGGTTGTGCTGCCGATGGCGTGTCGGCGGACACCGGCTGTCGAGTTGGTGGGCGCACACTGCGAGTAATCGACTTTGGTAAAGTCGCGGCGACGTTTGTCGATACACAAACTGGCTGCGCGGTGCGGATCGTTCCTGCACCAGACAGCCGCACGCGGGCGTGGGACTATGCCCCGGATGCTAAGAACAAGTGGCAGGCCAACCTGATTGGCTACCAGCACATGCCCGATGACGAATTGTTCATCGCGCAGCCGGTCATGCTGACGGTGTCTCTGGAAAAACTGCTCAGTAAACCGGGTTACCGTGTGAACTGCGAGGTCTGCGGCGAAGAGATACTCAACGAGCGCGAAGTTCTGCATGAAGGTGCGGTGCTGTGCCGTTCCTGCGCAGGTGAGAGTTATTATCAGCCGGTTACGGAAAGTGTCACTTTTCGGATCGAGGCTAATCTATCATGA
- the narJ gene encoding nitrate reductase molybdenum cofactor assembly chaperone: MNMTQTSTTITVYELLAHLIDYPSAHLPTQVRECAAALKMQRSRAARPIGYFRLFVEQVTLNDLEELYAATFDLKPVCYPYIGYQLFGDTYKRGEFLARLNARYRESGFVVQGELPDHLGMILRYLARTWDADLVTEGMIPSLERMIEQLEGNPYRDLLRAILAVLREQG; this comes from the coding sequence ATGAACATGACACAAACATCCACAACGATAACGGTTTACGAACTGCTGGCACACCTGATAGACTATCCATCCGCACATCTGCCGACCCAGGTGCGCGAATGTGCGGCGGCACTCAAAATGCAGCGCTCGCGTGCGGCGCGGCCTATAGGTTATTTTCGACTGTTTGTGGAACAGGTCACGCTAAACGACCTCGAAGAACTGTACGCCGCTACGTTTGACCTCAAACCGGTGTGTTATCCCTATATCGGTTACCAATTGTTTGGTGATACCTACAAACGTGGGGAATTTCTGGCGCGGTTGAACGCGCGCTATCGGGAAAGTGGATTCGTAGTGCAGGGTGAACTGCCGGATCACCTGGGCATGATCCTGCGCTATCTGGCCCGGACGTGGGATGCCGATCTGGTCACAGAGGGCATGATCCCTTCGCTTGAACGCATGATCGAGCAGCTTGAGGGAAACCCCTATCGTGACCTGCTGCGGGCGATCCTGGCTGTGCTGCGCGAACAAGGATAA
- a CDS encoding c-type cytochrome, translated as MENVSRHSRKWILLTVFMCGFVLLQTVWLVQAASNNQSAEEGRAIFEQYCASCHTVGGGDMAGPDLQGVAEKRDPAWLRRWLEAPDVMLAEGDPIATDLLRQYNNIPMPNQNLSTAEIDALLAYLGAADSGAVPPVQSAREVLTGNPGAGRSLFTGADRLSNGGAACIACHDSGTLGIPGGGLLGPDLTNAVARYGGESGMAAVLGNIPFPSMVPVYQDRPLTPQEQADLTAFMQQSAAKDTPSRGLRHFSLYILAFGLMDVFLLLLFVWHRRLPHHTRRPLSRR; from the coding sequence ATGGAGAACGTTTCACGGCACTCGCGGAAGTGGATTTTGCTCACAGTGTTCATGTGCGGTTTTGTGCTGCTGCAAACCGTCTGGTTAGTGCAGGCCGCGTCGAATAACCAATCCGCCGAGGAGGGGCGCGCTATATTTGAGCAGTATTGCGCCTCGTGTCATACCGTCGGCGGTGGTGACATGGCCGGGCCGGATTTGCAAGGCGTGGCAGAGAAACGCGATCCTGCTTGGCTGCGGCGCTGGCTGGAAGCGCCGGATGTCATGCTGGCGGAGGGCGATCCTATTGCCACTGATCTCCTGCGCCAGTACAACAACATTCCCATGCCTAACCAGAATCTGAGCACCGCCGAAATTGACGCCCTGCTGGCCTATCTCGGCGCGGCAGATAGCGGCGCAGTGCCGCCGGTTCAATCCGCGCGCGAGGTGTTGACGGGCAACCCTGGTGCGGGGCGCTCTCTCTTCACTGGCGCTGACCGTCTGAGCAACGGCGGGGCGGCGTGTATCGCCTGCCATGACAGCGGCACATTAGGCATCCCCGGCGGCGGTCTGCTTGGTCCTGACCTCACTAACGCGGTCGCGCGGTATGGCGGCGAGTCTGGCATGGCAGCGGTATTGGGGAACATCCCGTTTCCCTCGATGGTTCCGGTGTACCAAGACCGTCCCCTCACCCCGCAGGAACAGGCGGATCTCACCGCGTTTATGCAGCAGTCGGCGGCTAAAGACACTCCCAGCCGGGGTCTGCGGCATTTCTCACTCTACATCCTGGCGTTCGGATTGATGGATGTATTCCTGCTGCTGCTGTTTGTGTGGCATCGCCGCCTGCCACACCACACACGCCGACCACTCTCACGGCGCTAA
- the narI gene encoding respiratory nitrate reductase subunit gamma: MTDQMLFVAIPYAAVLMAVVMTVYRYRNNRFSYSSLSSQLLENNVLSWASVAWHYAILLILIAHVSAAVFPGAWAALQGGQFRLYVIEITGMGLALMAIIGMVLFIWRRLVNPRVRVVTSPGDWVLLVALLAQVVLGFVTAFAYRWGGLWYLHTATPWLESLVRLDPDTSTVAMLPWLVKLHFVGGFLMIALVPFTRLIHALVIPIEYLWRPYRIVVWNRRQALRK; this comes from the coding sequence ATGACCGACCAAATGCTTTTTGTGGCGATCCCGTATGCGGCGGTACTGATGGCCGTTGTGATGACGGTCTACCGGTACAGGAATAACCGGTTCAGCTATTCGAGTTTGTCGTCGCAGTTGTTGGAAAACAATGTGCTGTCGTGGGCATCGGTCGCGTGGCATTACGCGATCCTGCTGATCCTGATCGCGCATGTGTCGGCGGCAGTGTTTCCGGGCGCGTGGGCGGCGCTGCAGGGGGGACAGTTCCGGCTGTATGTGATCGAGATTACCGGCATGGGGCTGGCATTGATGGCGATCATTGGCATGGTGTTGTTCATCTGGCGGCGGCTGGTAAACCCGCGCGTGCGCGTGGTGACCAGCCCCGGCGATTGGGTCTTGCTCGTCGCGTTGTTGGCCCAGGTCGTACTGGGGTTTGTGACCGCGTTCGCGTACCGTTGGGGCGGACTGTGGTATCTGCACACGGCTACACCCTGGTTGGAGTCACTGGTCCGGTTGGACCCGGACACAAGCACCGTAGCCATGTTGCCCTGGCTGGTCAAGCTGCATTTTGTGGGTGGCTTCTTGATGATCGCGTTAGTGCCTTTCACGCGGTTGATTCACGCTCTGGTTATTCCAATTGAATACCTGTGGCGGCCCTATCGCATAGTCGTGTGGAACCGGCGGCAGGCGCTGCGGAAATAG
- a CDS encoding tellurite resistance/C4-dicarboxylate transporter family protein produces the protein MMESIKDGVKHLFPGYFALVMATGIVSIACFLLEMETIAWWLFRLNAVAYVILWLLTLARIARHRALFLADLTSHAKGPGFFTIVAGTGVLGSQFVIIAGDRTTALWLWVVCVATWIVLVYSIFSAMMLREEKPDLAKGINGAWLIAVVATQAVSILGTLVAPEFGADAEQVLFFTLSMYLLGCMLYIMIISLIFYRFLFFKLTPDDLTPPYWINMGAVAITTLAGATLILNADRSIFLPEIMPFLKGFTLFFWATGTWWIPLLVILGIWRHVYKRFPLTYHPLYWGMVFPLGMYTTCTLQLSRATGLTFLKTIPEYFIYVALGAWLMTFAGLLRSLIVNVIRADFVLTAQPGRKSVTRSKQ, from the coding sequence ATGATGGAGTCGATCAAGGACGGCGTCAAGCATCTGTTTCCCGGCTATTTCGCCCTGGTGATGGCGACCGGGATCGTCTCGATTGCATGCTTTTTACTTGAGATGGAAACCATCGCCTGGTGGTTATTCCGCTTGAACGCTGTGGCTTACGTGATTTTGTGGCTGTTAACACTGGCACGGATCGCGCGTCACCGGGCGCTGTTCCTGGCTGATCTGACCAGTCACGCGAAAGGCCCTGGCTTTTTTACGATTGTCGCGGGAACCGGGGTATTGGGCAGCCAATTCGTGATCATTGCGGGAGATCGCACCACAGCCTTATGGTTATGGGTTGTGTGTGTTGCGACCTGGATCGTGCTGGTCTACTCGATTTTCAGCGCGATGATGCTGCGTGAGGAAAAGCCTGACCTTGCTAAAGGGATCAATGGCGCGTGGCTGATCGCGGTTGTGGCGACGCAAGCCGTATCCATCCTGGGGACTCTGGTAGCACCCGAATTCGGCGCTGATGCCGAGCAGGTATTGTTCTTCACACTGAGTATGTACTTGTTGGGCTGTATGTTATATATCATGATCATCTCCTTGATTTTTTACCGGTTCTTGTTTTTCAAACTGACTCCAGATGACCTGACGCCGCCCTACTGGATTAACATGGGTGCGGTGGCGATCACGACGCTGGCCGGGGCGACCTTGATACTCAATGCGGACCGCTCAATCTTTCTGCCGGAGATCATGCCGTTCCTTAAGGGATTCACGCTGTTTTTTTGGGCTACGGGAACCTGGTGGATTCCCTTGTTGGTCATCTTGGGCATCTGGCGGCATGTTTACAAACGCTTTCCCCTAACCTATCACCCCCTGTATTGGGGCATGGTGTTCCCGTTAGGTATGTACACCACCTGCACGCTTCAGCTATCGAGAGCTACTGGGCTAACGTTTTTGAAGACCATTCCAGAATACTTTATCTATGTGGCGCTGGGCGCATGGCTGATGACATTTGCCGGTTTGCTGCGCAGTCTTATCGTTAACGTGATTCGTGCCGACTTCGTTCTGACTGCTCAGCCTGGAAGAAAGTCAGTCACTCGTTCAAAACAGTAG
- a CDS encoding DinB family protein has protein sequence MNSPDEQRILKLIRLARGVEAGGYYNLSKLLWAMAYAQEIQTSNNAGVPRGAMLIGELETMIEVLREQDAPADLIQALECGTDAVREDRTNLYEEIPHAYVSRLNGEIFLGKPSARTDGGDDPLDLREFLPIYYFDAMRPVEIIEALRSYPGTITPMIEGLSEEQLNQAPVEGAWSVRELFWHFAMAQKVFEGRVEQMLAEDNVTLKSVAVWSIKSEGLSTEQILDLYRESRQKTLDLLESVAPGDWWRAAWHDEFGRVTLLQQASYFARHERSHLAQLVSTIKAVSA, from the coding sequence GTGAACTCACCGGATGAACAGCGTATATTAAAACTAATACGGCTGGCGCGCGGCGTTGAGGCTGGCGGGTACTACAATCTTTCAAAATTACTGTGGGCAATGGCCTACGCTCAAGAGATCCAGACCAGCAATAATGCCGGAGTACCGCGCGGAGCGATGCTGATAGGCGAATTAGAGACAATGATCGAGGTTCTGAGAGAACAGGATGCGCCTGCCGACTTGATACAGGCTCTTGAATGTGGCACCGATGCTGTCCGCGAGGACCGTACCAATCTGTATGAAGAAATTCCCCATGCCTACGTCAGCCGTTTGAATGGTGAGATCTTTCTTGGTAAGCCATCTGCCCGCACAGACGGAGGCGACGATCCGCTTGATCTACGCGAGTTTCTTCCCATCTATTATTTCGACGCCATGAGGCCCGTCGAAATCATTGAAGCGCTCCGGTCCTATCCGGGCACTATCACGCCTATGATAGAGGGATTGAGTGAAGAGCAGCTTAATCAAGCGCCTGTTGAGGGAGCGTGGTCGGTACGCGAACTGTTTTGGCACTTCGCTATGGCTCAAAAGGTGTTTGAGGGCCGTGTTGAGCAGATGTTGGCGGAAGATAACGTTACGTTGAAAAGTGTCGCTGTCTGGTCAATTAAGAGTGAGGGGCTTTCCACGGAACAGATTCTTGATCTCTATCGCGAGTCACGGCAAAAAACGCTTGATTTGTTGGAGTCGGTTGCTCCGGGTGACTGGTGGCGTGCCGCCTGGCATGATGAATTTGGGCGTGTAACGCTGTTACAACAGGCGAGCTATTTTGCGCGTCATGAGCGTTCGCACCTGGCCCAGCTTGTATCAACGATAAAAGCAGTTAGCGCATAA
- the narH gene encoding nitrate reductase subunit beta, with translation MKIQAQVSMVFHLDKCIGCHTCSVACKNIWTDRKGAEYMWWNNVETKPGTGYPVQWEDQDKYKGGWQKKPDNGSLDLKMNGRLGMLGNIFFNPNLPTLDDYYEPWTYEYDNLTHAPAGDDQPTARPVSMITGQPLEIKRGPNWDDDLSGSQVYAANDPNLDDMSDDERQMMFEIERLVFFYLPRICNHCLNAGCAAACPSGAIYKRGEDGIVLVNQDQCRGWRMCVTACPYKKVYYNWSTGKSEKCILCYPRLETGQAPACFHSCVGRIRYLGVLLYDADRIDETVAAEDADLVEAQRAIIMDPHDPAVIASAKANGVPQAMIDAAQKSPVYRFVKEWKLALPLHPEFRTLPMLFYVPPMLPIQALVNDGHIEVTQGNEGTLDYFGTLEQARLPLRYMARLFSAGNEDEVAAVYRKLIAVRIYRRANNASGELNEDTRPALDAAGITAEEAQAIFELTAKPTFDERFVVPPLAREENIEPLIDPFTHKTEAGFGFRRDAKRGQ, from the coding sequence GTGAAAATTCAAGCGCAAGTATCGATGGTGTTTCACCTGGACAAATGTATCGGCTGCCATACATGCAGCGTCGCCTGCAAGAACATCTGGACCGATCGCAAAGGCGCGGAATACATGTGGTGGAACAACGTGGAAACTAAACCCGGTACGGGCTACCCGGTGCAGTGGGAAGACCAGGACAAATACAAAGGCGGCTGGCAGAAAAAGCCGGATAACGGTTCGCTCGATCTCAAAATGAACGGGCGGCTGGGGATGCTGGGTAACATCTTTTTCAACCCGAATCTGCCCACCCTCGATGACTATTACGAACCCTGGACGTATGAATACGACAACCTGACTCATGCACCCGCCGGTGATGACCAGCCCACCGCGCGCCCGGTGTCGATGATCACCGGGCAGCCGCTGGAGATCAAGCGCGGTCCCAACTGGGACGACGACCTGAGTGGCTCACAGGTGTACGCCGCCAACGATCCAAACCTGGACGACATGAGCGACGATGAGCGCCAGATGATGTTTGAGATCGAGCGACTGGTGTTCTTCTACCTGCCGCGCATCTGTAACCATTGCCTGAACGCGGGCTGTGCAGCGGCCTGCCCTTCCGGTGCGATCTACAAACGCGGCGAGGATGGTATCGTGCTGGTCAACCAGGACCAGTGTCGGGGTTGGCGCATGTGTGTCACGGCCTGCCCGTACAAGAAGGTGTACTACAACTGGTCCACCGGCAAATCTGAAAAGTGTATCTTGTGTTATCCGCGCCTGGAAACAGGACAGGCTCCGGCTTGCTTCCACTCGTGCGTGGGACGCATTCGCTACCTGGGCGTGCTGCTCTACGACGCAGATCGCATCGATGAGACCGTCGCGGCAGAGGATGCTGATCTAGTAGAGGCGCAGCGCGCGATCATCATGGACCCGCACGACCCGGCGGTGATCGCCTCCGCCAAAGCCAACGGCGTGCCGCAGGCCATGATCGACGCAGCGCAGAAATCGCCGGTGTACCGGTTCGTCAAGGAATGGAAACTGGCGCTGCCGCTGCATCCCGAATTCCGCACGCTGCCGATGTTATTCTACGTGCCGCCGATGCTGCCCATTCAGGCGCTGGTCAATGACGGTCACATCGAGGTGACACAGGGTAACGAAGGCACGCTCGATTACTTTGGCACGCTCGAACAGGCGCGGCTGCCGCTGCGCTATATGGCGCGGTTGTTTTCGGCAGGCAATGAAGACGAAGTCGCCGCCGTATATCGCAAGCTGATCGCGGTGCGCATCTATCGCCGGGCGAACAACGCATCTGGCGAACTGAACGAGGATACGCGCCCGGCGCTCGACGCTGCCGGGATCACTGCCGAAGAAGCCCAGGCGATCTTCGAGCTGACCGCCAAGCCCACCTTTGACGAACGTTTCGTAGTGCCGCCCCTGGCGCGCGAAGAAAATATCGAGCCGCTGATCGATCCATTCACCCATAAGACGGAAGCGGGTTTTGGCTTCCGGCGCGATGCCAAGCGGGGGCAGTGA
- a CDS encoding response regulator transcription factor, protein MEKHRVLLLSDHPLLSEGLANVLGKMEDLVLIGPRSASSFALSDLDVCVPDVVLFAEQDTDNIAANTVLFQILQHVPDLPVIQVGLSGDNTVRVYTSHTLPALSADLIETIRKFPLQCSDETAEDNSDFEE, encoded by the coding sequence ATGGAAAAGCATCGCGTGCTGCTATTAAGTGATCACCCGCTTCTCAGTGAGGGGCTGGCAAACGTGCTGGGCAAGATGGAAGACCTGGTCCTGATTGGCCCGCGTAGTGCTTCCAGTTTTGCCCTGTCGGATTTGGATGTGTGCGTTCCTGACGTGGTATTGTTTGCTGAACAGGACACTGACAACATAGCCGCGAATACGGTTTTGTTTCAGATTTTACAGCATGTGCCTGATCTGCCCGTGATCCAGGTCGGTTTATCAGGGGATAACACGGTCCGGGTCTATACATCGCATACACTGCCTGCCCTCAGCGCCGACCTGATCGAGACCATTCGTAAGTTTCCCCTTCAGTGTTCAGACGAAACGGCGGAAGATAATTCAGATTTTGAGGAATAA